TGACGATATTGAAAGAGAGAATGAAAGAAGAGAATTAAGATTACAAATGTTGAAAGAATTGTATTAAGATATGTGTGCGCTAATCTGAgtataatgatgataatggtaattcgtgtatatatattattcaatttgttggggcgaagaaaataatcaatGCTTATAAAGAGGGGTTATATGTAAATAGCattagtaataataatatttatttctaTTACTACTTCCTTGATGAATTGAcgaaaaaataaataagtCAACAAAACACATTCAACAATTGTACTTGTCATGTAGATTGTTTAAACTCTATCACATTTTGATGACCTTAAAAAGGCATGTtgatagtagtagtagtggtatCATGTGTGTATGTgacaaatttattaatgaattatataTGTAAAATTGGTAGCAATCTTTAGACAAGctttgatgatgatgacgatgatgtaaataatttatactTTTTGTTGGGTAATAAATACTTTTATATTAATTTAactttaaacaattgaaagttTAGTTGATATTACTACTAATTGTCATTTATAAATCttaaataagaaaaaacacGTCTATCAGTTTATTgtgtggttgtggttgttgttgttgattataGTTTAGTAAAGATTtccctttctttttttaccCTAAAATGGATAGGATTGTTAATTACAATTATATGTTACTCGTAACTATATACTATATTACTGTTGTTTGTTCGTATATGGATTTGTATTTGAACAGGTACCACAACATACCCTAATATCACTGTTGtatattttgtttgaaatcTAAAGTATTTCGTTTTTAGTAATATGAAGAACAAGCTGTTCGTTTATATACATACAATCTTCTAGTACTTGTAACGATATCAGTTCACCTCATATCTACTttataacaaaaaaaaaaacgggCTTTAAGTGATACCCTAATCACACTTTCCAAGTGTCAGCTGGCCACAATTTAAGTATCAAACACAACAGATTCCATttgtaaaacaaaatttcGCTGAACTATTCCCCTAAACTTCAACCAAATTATagtttatcaaatatgtattttttaatttttaaagCCATTTGTAGAAGTGGAGCCAAAATCCATAGCATCTTATCTATAAACGGTTTTTCAACaacccccccccccccctccccTCCCCCATCAAATTGATATGACAACAAGCTAATATCAGTAGATATTGTAATACACTTCGTAGTTTGTTTAAAAGTCGTGGCGATTAGCCCAAATATGaacatcaaattttttttgtctgttttttttttctttctttctttctcgTGGTTGTCTCTAATTGAGTGccttcattttcttttttttttttttttttttcatagtTCCTATCatcatttcttctttataGACTAATcaacatatatataaatacttCACCCCCCCTCCCTCCTCCACAACATTCATCATGTCATCAAATCAAACGCCTACTACTGATAATGTATTGCTTACTCTTAAGGAAGCTAGAAAGTTAGCTCTCAATGAACCTCAAAACTATCCTAATGTATTACGATCTATGTTTAATCTCATCACCAAAGAACCTGaaacacaacaacaaacatcagagattcaacaattaattgttgattttatgTATGAAacatttataaataattcTATATTACAACAAAGCGTCAAAATCGAATTAGCAATTGATTCTTTAGATGCATTAACAATCTTGACCAATATTCATGATATTGCCACATTACGTAAAGTCATTGATATATCATGTGTTATATATCGATTACTTTTCCAATATGTGGCACTTAATGATAATAGTAATCAAATTTGGAGTAAAATTactgaattgaaaaatgttttggttaataaatttcaaagtAATTTCCCTTTACCACCAAGTGATAATACTGAACATGATTTATTAAGAAATATTGCTACAAAAttagatttattaaaatttatgATGACAATTATTGATGTTTCTTCGAAAACTCGTATAATTGGTGACCCAATACAAAATACCAATTCCATGCAATTTTCGTTAAATGATGTACCACCCAATCATAGTTTAATCAAATATGATCAAATGGAATATGAATCACAAGtcatttttaaatcaatgGTATTAAGGGTTTTCAATtatgatattattattgccCCTTTGATCACAGCCACATTGAATCATTGTATACTTATAATGAAACGCAAACCACAATTTGTTcctttattattgaaaacaattgaagaatacgacactaataataaacttCAATCGAATTATCAATCATTAGAACAATTTAAATTGGCAAGAAAATATGTTGATAGAAATTTACGTAATTTCATATCTCATTGtcaaaaatacaaattaaTCCCACCGGAATTTAATATGCCATTAGGAAGAATGGCTAATACCTTAACTGAACGTGGAACTAATattagaaagaaaaatatatttgcCATTGATGAAccaaatattaaaaaaagaaaatttgaagGGTTTTATAATTCTTcgaaaaaaatgaaacaaatgaGTTATAGTCATTTATATACTTTAAATGATGTGAATGATggattaaataattttgatttgagtACTTTACCCCAAGATTATGTAACAAATATGGTGGTTAATGCTTTACAACGTGCTCCAGTTTCAAAATTGGTGAAGGCATTAGAAATCATTTCAGAAAGATATATTGATGCATTTCAAAAACCACGACCAATTGCCACTCCAGTTAGtcaaatcaataacaatagcGCAACCACAACTACTGCAACCCCAGTGGCAAAACAAGAAGATCCAGAAGtcaatgatgaagatgaagaagatgaacGATATCAAGTTGATCTTAATGGAGATTTTTATGATCCCCTGAAAGTTTTCAGTTTACCACCACCTAAAGAATTATCATTCCAAGAGAAAAAGCAACATattaatataattattaaaaatttcttggAATTAGCTAAAAAAGGTGGTCctgaaaatgataatattaacaacaacaacaacaacaacaacagtagCCAAAATGGGGAAGATGAATCAGAATTGAGTCCTGGAGATAAAGGTGATATTAGTAAGGCATTAAAAAAAGTAGCCATTAAAGGTTGGAAAAAAGGTAATTggttaatattattatctcGATTAGCCACTAGAGGAATGAGAACGAATCCAAAAAGCGGAAATAATACTATTGTCAAACAAGAGGATGGAAGTGAAGAACCAAAAATGTCACCggatcaaaaaaataatcaacaattgagTGATTTGATACGATTAGCTATACTTGAATACTTTCTGGAAAATGTCCATGGTAGAATTGATATGGTTATAGAATGGCTTAATGAAGAATGGTATAGTGAACGAGTTTTCCAACTGAATGAATATCTTAATGAAGGTAAAGACCCTGATAAGGAGGTTATTACTACACCAATATATGATATATGGAGTAGAAAAGTTGTTGATGCGACTGTATCATATATTGAAcctaatgataaaaaaattttccttCGTTTATTAAGTGATTTACCTGAATTAAATGAAGATTTAATTGGTagaattaaatcattatgtATTGATCCAGGAAGATCAGCCATTGGGTTTTTAGCTTTacaatttttgattatgTATAGACCTCCAGTGAAACAAATGTGTTTAAAAGttttacaagaattgaGTGAAAGTGATCAAGAAGATATAAGTATTGAAGCTAAAAAGAGGTTAGagaaatttaaataaataagtcaataaatatatttatagaTGGTTATTAAAAGATGTAAACATGTAGAATTATAGGGAGAAcaatattatatatttattgatcGGTTTAAGCCATGCCCATGCCCATTggaatatatataaacgAAGAAatggatttgatttataatgtgagtgagtgagttAGTGAGTGAGTGTGCCAAGtcccaaaaaaacaagaaataaacCACGAACACGAATACGAACACGAACACGaccaccaacaacaccaacaatcaaagaaaatcaaCCCTTGCTACAACAGACAGAAAATTAACCCTTTTTAATCCTTAATTTAACCAATCTCATAAACCAAATACTTttacttttaattttactTACAATGAATAGTaatattgaagatgatCCATGGTCAAGTGGATGGAATGATGACaatgacaataataataataataatacctCCATCAATGATCCATTAACAGGAGCAactgcaacaacaaccccTTATCAATCTTCATATTTAACATCATCACAATTATTTACTTCAAcaggtggtggtggtagtggtagtggaGGTGGCTATAATAGTGGAGTTAATACATATAATACAACAATTCCaccaaatttaattaatgtaCCATCATCTTATGAAACAATATATTCTCATTTCATAACCAAatataacaataacaacaacaacaacaactcaaattcaacttttacattgaatgattttgaaattaatataattgataaattaatttcattaaattatttaactaattatcaaaaacaaaaaattttagatataatttatgaaaataatttattacctattaatcaatcatttaaattttatcaaatcttGGGGTTATTAGCATTAGAAATTGATGTACCTGGGACTGGTGATTATGTTACTTTACAATTTCgattgaataataatttaccCGATTTGCCggaaaaattcattaatgaaataatcaatgaagaaaatgaacaGGAAGAACAAACAAGTGGATTGCTTggaaatagaaatagaCTGATTCAATCACATTCTCATTTTGGTCCAAATAATCAAGATGATTGgaatattgatgattctaCAACCATTAGTGGtggcggtggtggtggtggtgggaATTTTGGCGATCCATTATTAGTTGATCATTCATATATTCatgatgat
The Candida albicans SC5314 chromosome 7, complete sequence genome window above contains:
- a CDS encoding RNA-processing protein (Putative pre-tRNA processing protein; heterozygous null mutant exhibits hypersensitivity to parnafungin and cordycepin in the C. albicans fitness test), yielding MSSNQTPTTDNVLLTLKEARKLALNEPQNYPNVLRSMFNLITKEPETQQQTSEIQQLIVDFMYETFINNSILQQSVKIELAIDSLDALTILTNIHDIATLRKVIDISCVIYRLLFQYVALNDNSNQIWSKITELKNVLVNKFQSNFPLPPSDNTEHDLLRNIATKLDLLKFMMTIIDVSSKTRIIGDPIQNTNSMQFSLNDVPPNHSLIKYDQMEYESQVIFKSMVLRVFNYDIIIAPLITATLNHCILIMKRKPQFVPLLLKTIEEYDTNNKLQSNYQSLEQFKLARKYVDRNLRNFISHCQKYKLIPPEFNMPLGRMANTLTERGTNIRKKNIFAIDEPNIKKRKFEGFYNSSKKMKQMSYSHLYTLNDVNDGLNNFDLSTLPQDYVTNMVVNALQRAPVSKLVKALEIISERYIDAFQKPRPIATPVSQINNNSATTTTATPVAKQEDPEVNDEDEEDERYQVDLNGDFYDPSKVFSLPPPKELSFQEKKQHINIIIKNFLELAKKGGPENDNINNNNNNNNSSQNGEDESELSPGDKGDISKALKKVAIKGWKKGNWLILLSRLATRGMRTNPKSGNNTIVKQEDGSEEPKMSPDQKNNQQLSDLIRLAILEYFSENVHGRIDMVIEWLNEEWYSERVFQSNEYLNEGKDPDKEVITTPIYDIWSRKVVDATVSYIEPNDKKIFLRLLSDLPELNEDLIGRIKSLCIDPGRSAIGFLALQFLIMYRPPVKQMCLKVLQELSESDQEDISIEAKKRLEKFK